In the genome of Streptacidiphilus rugosus AM-16, one region contains:
- a CDS encoding Rieske (2Fe-2S) protein has translation MNVPGATDPVYVVQPKAGTYCAFSSACTHAGCTVLPPKDGAFVCPCHSSKFDATTGAVLQGPATQPLPRFAVTESNGVLHVSGQG, from the coding sequence ATGAACGTCCCGGGAGCGACCGACCCGGTCTACGTCGTCCAGCCGAAGGCCGGCACCTACTGCGCCTTCTCCAGCGCGTGCACCCACGCCGGCTGCACGGTCCTCCCCCCGAAGGACGGCGCCTTCGTCTGCCCCTGCCACTCCTCCAAGTTCGACGCCACCACCGGCGCGGTCCTCCAGGGCCCGGCCACCCAGCCCCTCCCCCGCTTCGCCGTGACGGAGTCCAACGGCGTCCTGCACGTCTCCGGCCAGGGGTAG
- a CDS encoding GNAT family N-acetyltransferase codes for MSDIVISAPTEADRPRWRELFIGYAEFYHVELTEERLAESWAWIHDANHPTECLLARAADGTPIGLAHFAPDHSPLRGTRGFLHDLFVDPAHRGGGTVDALLAELRRIGRDRGWYQIRWNTAEDNYRARAVYDRHGEKTPFLLYAMSVDTMG; via the coding sequence ATGTCGGACATCGTCATCTCCGCGCCCACCGAGGCCGACCGCCCGCGCTGGCGCGAGCTGTTCATCGGCTACGCCGAGTTCTACCACGTCGAACTGACCGAGGAGCGGCTCGCCGAGTCCTGGGCCTGGATCCACGACGCAAACCACCCCACCGAGTGCCTGCTGGCACGCGCCGCTGACGGCACGCCCATCGGGCTGGCCCACTTCGCTCCCGACCACTCCCCGCTGCGCGGTACCCGCGGTTTCCTGCACGACCTCTTCGTCGACCCGGCCCACCGGGGCGGCGGCACCGTGGACGCGCTCCTGGCGGAGCTCCGCCGGATCGGCCGCGACCGCGGCTGGTACCAGATCCGCTGGAACACGGCCGAGGACAACTACCGGGCCCGCGCCGTCTACGACCGCCACGGCGAGAAGACTCCGTTCCTGCTCTACGCCATGTCCGTCGACACAATGGGCTGA
- a CDS encoding GNAT family N-acetyltransferase, with product MTAKPPLPVVLTGRHVRLEPLTLDHVPALYAALGADAAEVFRWIRPYPRSVEDLAGYADTLLNGPDRYLAFVVVDLATEQPVGWTTYLDIQEEHERLEIGWTWYARTHWRTGANTEAKLLLLTHAFEDLGYGRVQWKTDINNERSQNAIARLGARREGVLRRQVQRGDGSWRDSVYFGMNVDEWPAARARLTERLAKG from the coding sequence ATGACCGCGAAGCCCCCGCTGCCCGTCGTGCTCACCGGACGCCACGTCCGACTGGAGCCGCTCACTCTCGATCACGTCCCCGCGCTCTACGCGGCGCTGGGCGCGGACGCGGCGGAGGTCTTCCGCTGGATCCGCCCCTACCCGCGCAGTGTCGAGGACCTGGCCGGGTACGCCGACACGCTGCTCAACGGCCCGGACCGCTACCTCGCCTTCGTGGTGGTGGATCTGGCCACGGAGCAGCCCGTCGGCTGGACCACCTACCTCGACATCCAGGAGGAGCACGAGCGTCTGGAGATCGGCTGGACCTGGTACGCCCGCACCCACTGGCGCACGGGGGCCAACACCGAGGCCAAGCTGCTGCTGCTGACCCACGCCTTCGAGGACCTCGGCTACGGGCGGGTCCAGTGGAAGACGGACATCAACAACGAGCGCTCGCAGAACGCCATCGCCCGCCTGGGCGCCCGGCGCGAGGGCGTGCTGCGGCGACAGGTGCAGCGCGGCGACGGGAGCTGGCGCGACAGCGTCTACTTCGGCATGAACGTCGACGAGTGGCCGGCCGCCAGGGCCCGGCTGACCGAACGACTCGCCAAGGGCTGA
- a CDS encoding adenylosuccinate synthase yields the protein MPALVLVGAQWGDEGKGKATDLLGGSVDYVVRYQGGNNAGHTVVVGDQKYALHLLPSGILSPNCVPVIGNGVVIDPAVLLSELAGLQDRGVDTSKLLISGNAHLITPYHRTLDKVSERFLGKRKIGTTGRGIGPAYADKINRIGIRVQDLFDESILRQKIDAALNDKNQILVKLYNRRAIPADLVLEEYLGYAEKLRPFVADTALILNDALEQGKVVLMEGGQGTLLDVDHGTYPFVTSSNPTSGGACTGSGIGPTKIDRVIGILKAYTTRVGSGPFPTELFDADGEALRRIGGERGVTTGRDRRCGWFDAPIARYATRINGLTDIFLTKLDVLTGWEEIPVCVAYEVDGKRVDEVPHSQSDFHHATPIYEKLPGWSEDITKAQTFDDLPKNAQDYVKALEELSRCRISAIGVGPGRTETIQVHSLLD from the coding sequence GTGCCCGCACTCGTGCTGGTCGGCGCTCAGTGGGGAGACGAGGGCAAGGGGAAGGCGACTGACCTTCTCGGCGGCTCTGTCGACTACGTGGTCCGCTATCAGGGCGGCAACAACGCCGGTCACACGGTGGTCGTAGGCGATCAGAAATACGCCCTGCACCTTCTCCCGTCCGGCATCCTCAGCCCGAACTGCGTCCCGGTGATCGGCAACGGTGTCGTGATCGACCCGGCCGTGCTCCTCTCCGAGCTCGCCGGCCTGCAGGACCGGGGCGTGGACACCTCCAAGCTGCTGATCTCCGGCAACGCGCATCTGATCACCCCGTACCACCGGACCCTGGACAAGGTCTCCGAGCGGTTCCTGGGCAAGCGCAAGATCGGCACCACCGGTCGCGGCATCGGCCCCGCCTACGCCGACAAGATCAACCGCATCGGCATCCGGGTCCAGGACCTCTTCGACGAGAGCATCCTGCGCCAGAAGATCGACGCTGCGCTGAACGACAAGAACCAGATTCTGGTCAAGCTCTACAACCGTCGGGCGATCCCGGCCGACCTGGTGCTGGAGGAGTACCTCGGCTACGCCGAGAAGCTGCGCCCCTTCGTGGCCGACACGGCGCTGATCCTCAACGACGCCCTGGAGCAGGGCAAGGTCGTGCTCATGGAGGGCGGCCAGGGCACGCTGCTGGACGTGGACCACGGGACGTATCCCTTCGTCACCTCGTCGAACCCGACCTCGGGCGGCGCCTGCACCGGTTCCGGCATCGGCCCGACCAAGATCGACCGCGTGATCGGCATCCTCAAGGCCTACACCACCCGCGTCGGCTCCGGCCCGTTCCCGACCGAGCTCTTCGACGCGGACGGCGAGGCGCTGCGCCGCATCGGCGGCGAGCGCGGCGTGACCACCGGCCGTGACCGCCGCTGCGGCTGGTTCGACGCCCCGATCGCGCGCTACGCGACCCGGATCAACGGCCTGACGGACATCTTCCTCACCAAGCTGGACGTGCTGACCGGCTGGGAGGAGATCCCGGTCTGCGTCGCGTACGAGGTCGACGGCAAGCGCGTCGACGAGGTGCCCCACTCGCAGAGCGACTTCCACCACGCGACGCCGATCTACGAGAAGCTGCCCGGCTGGTCCGAGGACATCACCAAGGCGCAGACCTTCGATGACCTCCCGAAGAACGCGCAGGACTACGTCAAGGCGCTGGAGGAACTCTCCCGCTGCCGCATCTCCGCCATCGGCGTCGGCCCCGGCCGCACCGAGACGATCCAGGTGCACTCGCTGCTGGACTAG
- a CDS encoding DUF3151 domain-containing protein — MSLHENLLGGPAPTLLPEEEQPYGMLADGGFSAADVAAQFPTFSLAWAQLADESFTAGRVVESYAFARTGYHRGLDQLRRAGWKGHGPVPWSHRPNRGFLRSLAALARAADAIKETDEASRCWQFLQDSSAEAFAELKQ; from the coding sequence ATGAGCCTTCACGAGAACCTGCTCGGCGGACCCGCGCCCACCCTCCTGCCGGAGGAGGAACAGCCCTACGGCATGCTCGCGGACGGCGGCTTCTCCGCGGCCGACGTCGCCGCGCAGTTCCCGACCTTCTCGCTGGCCTGGGCCCAGCTCGCCGACGAGTCCTTCACCGCCGGCCGCGTGGTCGAGTCCTACGCCTTCGCGCGCACCGGCTACCACCGCGGGCTCGACCAGCTCCGCCGCGCCGGCTGGAAGGGCCACGGCCCGGTGCCGTGGAGCCACCGCCCGAACCGCGGCTTCCTGCGCAGCCTCGCCGCGCTGGCCCGCGCCGCGGACGCGATCAAGGAGACCGACGAGGCGTCCCGCTGCTGGCAGTTCCTCCAGGACAGCAGCGCCGAGGCCTTCGCCGAGCTGAAGCAGTAA
- a CDS encoding nuclear transport factor 2 family protein translates to MFWIPDFAAAAADLLAADPAADTSISARVDFLRSLAAGEPPDPDSPWPVDLVVDEPERGLTTDRAAVADLLGASARWQEQRKTKARVLDWIMVGRRAVVEAELELDHPRGPGERVPQPVAAVIEHSGRRVEVRVHASSWPLTGTNRMRPARLPGGEALPADRVGAYFAALAAADADAVADCFAEDASFREPSGGPYVHHGRDDIGPFFAAFLGAVGGIGVDICTVVDDGVRCAVEYNALSWGDFRLTPQPGLGVYHRGPDGALDAVRVYDDIVGG, encoded by the coding sequence ATGTTCTGGATTCCCGACTTCGCCGCCGCCGCTGCCGACCTCCTCGCGGCGGACCCCGCCGCCGATACCTCGATCTCGGCCCGCGTGGATTTCCTGAGATCGCTCGCCGCGGGCGAGCCACCCGACCCCGACTCGCCCTGGCCCGTCGACCTGGTCGTCGACGAGCCCGAGCGCGGCCTCACCACCGACCGGGCCGCGGTCGCCGACCTGCTCGGAGCCTCGGCCCGCTGGCAGGAGCAGCGGAAGACCAAGGCCCGGGTGCTCGACTGGATCATGGTCGGCCGCAGGGCCGTGGTCGAGGCCGAGCTGGAGCTCGACCACCCCAGGGGCCCGGGCGAACGCGTGCCGCAACCGGTCGCGGCCGTGATCGAGCACAGCGGGCGGCGGGTCGAGGTGCGGGTCCACGCCAGCAGCTGGCCGCTGACCGGTACCAACCGGATGCGCCCGGCCCGCCTCCCCGGCGGCGAAGCGCTGCCCGCGGACCGCGTCGGCGCCTACTTCGCCGCCCTCGCCGCCGCCGACGCGGACGCGGTCGCCGACTGCTTCGCGGAGGACGCGAGCTTCCGTGAGCCCTCCGGCGGCCCCTACGTCCACCACGGCCGCGACGACATCGGCCCGTTCTTCGCCGCCTTCCTCGGCGCGGTCGGCGGCATCGGCGTGGACATCTGCACGGTCGTCGACGACGGCGTCCGCTGCGCGGTCGAGTACAACGCGCTCAGCTGGGGCGACTTCCGGCTGACCCCGCAGCCGGGCCTCGGCGTCTACCACCGCGGCCCCGACGGCGCGCTCGACGCGGTCCGCGTCTACGACGACATCGTGGGCGGCTGA
- a CDS encoding cytochrome P450: MSATSGAAAFDPWSPEFVAHPYDAYARLRAEAPVSWYEPSGQWLVSRYEDVNALLRDRRLGRTYLHRFTHEEFGRQAPPPEHEPFHVLNGNGLLDLEAPDHTRIRRLVGKAFTPRMVESLRPTVRRLAEELAGGLVADGGGDLVAAVAEPLPVAVIAEMLGVPEADRGLLRPWSADITGMFELNPTEETARRAVRASVEFSDYLRALIAERRARPGEDLVSALIAVMDAGDRLSEQEMISTCVLLLNAGHEATVNTTASGWWALFRNPGELDRLRAAPEALMPTAVEELLRYDTPLQMFERWVLDDVEVGGQLIPRGSEIALLFGSANRDPERFADPDRLDLGRADNPHITFGAGIHFCLGAPLARLELAESFGALLRLAPDLALASEPRWKPGYVIRGLESLDVTV; the protein is encoded by the coding sequence ATGAGCGCCACGAGCGGGGCCGCCGCGTTCGATCCCTGGTCGCCCGAGTTCGTGGCGCACCCCTACGACGCCTACGCGCGGCTCCGCGCCGAGGCGCCGGTCAGCTGGTACGAGCCGAGCGGGCAGTGGCTGGTCTCCCGCTACGAGGACGTCAACGCCCTGCTGCGGGACCGCCGGCTCGGCCGTACCTACCTGCACCGTTTCACCCACGAGGAGTTCGGGCGGCAGGCCCCGCCGCCCGAGCACGAGCCGTTCCACGTGCTGAACGGCAACGGCCTGCTCGACCTGGAGGCCCCCGACCACACCCGGATCCGGCGCCTGGTCGGCAAGGCGTTCACCCCGCGCATGGTCGAGTCGCTGCGCCCGACCGTGCGGCGGCTGGCCGAGGAGCTGGCCGGCGGGCTGGTGGCGGACGGAGGCGGAGACCTCGTCGCCGCCGTGGCCGAGCCGCTGCCGGTGGCCGTGATCGCCGAGATGCTGGGCGTCCCCGAGGCGGACCGCGGGCTGCTGCGCCCCTGGTCGGCCGACATCACCGGCATGTTCGAGCTCAACCCGACCGAGGAGACCGCCCGGCGGGCCGTGCGGGCCAGCGTCGAGTTCTCCGACTACCTGCGGGCACTGATCGCCGAGCGCCGCGCCCGGCCCGGCGAGGACCTGGTCAGCGCACTGATCGCGGTGATGGACGCCGGGGACAGGCTCAGCGAGCAGGAGATGATCTCCACCTGCGTGCTGCTGCTGAACGCCGGCCACGAGGCCACCGTCAACACGACGGCGAGCGGCTGGTGGGCCCTGTTCCGCAACCCCGGCGAGCTCGACCGGCTCCGGGCCGCACCCGAGGCGCTGATGCCGACGGCGGTGGAGGAGCTGCTCCGCTACGACACCCCGCTGCAGATGTTCGAGCGCTGGGTGCTGGACGACGTCGAGGTCGGCGGGCAGCTGATCCCGCGCGGCAGCGAGATCGCCCTGCTCTTCGGCTCCGCCAACCGGGACCCCGAACGCTTCGCCGACCCCGACCGACTCGACCTCGGGCGCGCCGACAACCCGCACATCACCTTCGGCGCGGGCATCCACTTCTGCCTGGGCGCGCCGCTGGCCCGGCTGGAGCTCGCGGAGTCCTTCGGCGCGCTTCTGCGCCTCGCGCCCGATCTGGCCCTAGCGTCGGAGCCGCGCTGGAAGCCCGGATACGTGATCAGAGGGCTCGAGTCCCTGGATGTCACCGTCTGA
- a CDS encoding diacylglycerol kinase family protein, with protein sequence MSAERSVGEPVLVLVSPTALALDGESVRVARDVLGAALAMKAVVPESLLDLERLLARRGRRRPVVIGDDRSLRQVVQLLHQQATLAAAPVGMIPVGRGHGVELARALGAETRPVQAARAIVNGADRRLDLLVDEDGGVVLGAVHIPGGRSPRANKVASAWWTGISRRVTHALAPPADREPTPPPLRVEADGQVLADPTHPMRALALRSASGSAELRINARRGRGAPMMVQAQRVTVGGRLFTYEADHALSAPVHERTWTVEPSAWSLRVPA encoded by the coding sequence GTGTCGGCTGAGCGTTCGGTGGGCGAGCCCGTGTTGGTCCTGGTATCCCCCACGGCGCTGGCTCTGGACGGCGAGTCGGTGCGGGTGGCCAGGGACGTGCTGGGGGCCGCGCTGGCGATGAAGGCGGTCGTGCCGGAGAGCCTGCTCGACCTGGAACGTCTGCTGGCCAGACGTGGCCGTCGCCGACCGGTAGTGATCGGTGACGACCGGTCCCTGCGACAGGTCGTCCAACTCCTCCACCAGCAGGCGACGCTGGCCGCGGCGCCGGTCGGCATGATCCCGGTGGGCCGCGGCCACGGGGTCGAGCTGGCCCGCGCGCTGGGCGCGGAGACCCGTCCGGTCCAGGCCGCGCGGGCGATCGTGAACGGCGCGGACCGGCGGCTCGATCTGCTGGTCGACGAGGACGGCGGAGTGGTGCTGGGAGCGGTCCACATCCCCGGGGGGCGTTCGCCCAGGGCGAACAAGGTGGCGTCCGCCTGGTGGACAGGTATCAGCCGACGGGTCACCCACGCGCTGGCGCCCCCGGCGGACCGGGAACCGACGCCGCCGCCGCTGCGCGTCGAGGCGGACGGCCAGGTCCTCGCGGACCCGACCCACCCGATGCGGGCGCTGGCGCTGCGCAGCGCGTCGGGCAGTGCGGAGTTGCGGATCAACGCGCGGCGTGGGAGGGGCGCGCCGATGATGGTCCAGGCCCAACGGGTCACGGTCGGCGGCCGGCTCTTCACCTACGAGGCGGACCACGCACTGAGCGCGCCGGTCCACGAACGCACCTGGACGGTGGAGCCGTCCGCGTGGTCGCTCCGCGTTCCGGCCTAG
- a CDS encoding IS701 family transposase produces the protein MEFADFLSDLIFRSLPRSDQRRWARVYLQGLVITPGKKTIRNIASEYEGPVEQSLQQFISKSPWEWSAVRQDLARYVESRIPQRSQAWVVRPLVIEKAGSHSVGVARQFVTELGRVANCQQAVGIWLTSPEASFPVEWSLVLPRPWNTDPGLRRRARIPEAAGVHTPEQAALNAVRHMIEKWRLPPRPVVMSLQNANELETVAAFHALDIPFVFKVSGSLPITTGHESRGHLGQGRTRALDLINLCRAQRRPVEWDCPRREERRVTPLVAQEVLIQSGQPSSAQPSAVPQQAGGGEGGPMLLLGAWSGSGEQPDEFWLSNMSQTSPAHVFRLAKLAERVERDYDDILEPIGIRDFEGRSFRGWHHHTTLVSAAHAVIALGARQALAPVPPPTSAYLYTPDPRPRWVGSEGGHHRA, from the coding sequence TTGGAATTCGCAGATTTCCTGAGCGATCTGATCTTCAGGTCCTTGCCCAGAAGTGACCAGCGAAGATGGGCACGGGTCTACCTGCAGGGCCTCGTCATAACCCCCGGAAAGAAGACCATCCGCAATATCGCCAGCGAATACGAGGGTCCGGTTGAACAGAGTCTCCAACAGTTCATCAGCAAGTCACCCTGGGAATGGTCTGCCGTCCGCCAGGATTTGGCTCGCTATGTCGAATCCCGCATCCCGCAGCGGTCCCAGGCCTGGGTGGTCCGCCCGCTCGTGATCGAGAAGGCCGGCAGTCATTCGGTCGGCGTGGCCCGGCAGTTCGTGACGGAGCTCGGCCGGGTGGCCAACTGCCAGCAGGCGGTGGGGATCTGGCTGACCTCGCCGGAGGCGAGCTTCCCGGTGGAGTGGAGCCTGGTGCTGCCGCGCCCCTGGAACACCGACCCGGGGCTGCGGCGCCGTGCCAGGATTCCCGAGGCGGCCGGGGTGCACACGCCGGAGCAGGCGGCGCTGAACGCGGTACGCCACATGATCGAGAAGTGGCGGCTGCCTCCGCGCCCGGTGGTGATGTCGCTCCAGAACGCCAACGAACTGGAGACGGTCGCCGCCTTCCACGCGCTGGACATCCCGTTCGTGTTCAAGGTGAGCGGCTCGCTGCCGATCACCACCGGCCACGAGTCCCGTGGGCATCTGGGCCAGGGGCGGACCAGGGCGCTCGACCTGATCAACCTCTGCCGTGCGCAGCGCCGCCCGGTGGAGTGGGACTGCCCACGCCGTGAGGAGCGGCGGGTCACCCCGCTGGTCGCGCAGGAGGTCCTGATCCAGTCCGGACAGCCGTCGTCGGCCCAGCCGTCGGCGGTGCCGCAGCAGGCCGGCGGCGGGGAGGGGGGTCCGATGCTGTTACTCGGCGCATGGTCGGGATCGGGCGAGCAACCGGACGAGTTCTGGCTGAGCAACATGAGCCAGACCTCTCCCGCGCACGTCTTCCGGCTGGCGAAGCTGGCGGAGCGGGTGGAGCGCGACTACGACGACATCCTCGAACCCATCGGCATCAGGGACTTTGAAGGCCGCTCCTTCCGCGGCTGGCACCACCACACCACCCTGGTCTCCGCGGCGCACGCGGTGATCGCGCTGGGCGCCCGCCAGGCGCTCGCGCCGGTGCCGCCGCCGACCTCGGCCTACCTCTACACCCCTGACCCGCGTCCGCGCTGGGTCGGCTCGGAGGGAGGGCACCACCGTGCTTGA